Within the Catalinimonas niigatensis genome, the region TCATGCTGATCAGGCATGCAAAAGCTTCACTGATACGAGTTGTATCTCATACGAAGTTTGATGCTGCAGTGGAATTGTCACCGATAAATTCAAAATTTTTAAACACATGAAAGAAGAAGATCAAGTTCATCTCAGCAACATCTCCTCCATGATCAACGAAATTGAGGCCTATGTAGAGAACATGGATTACAATCAATTTTCAAGAGAGGAAAGCATCAGGCAATCTGTAGCCGTTAATTTACAGCAGATCGGAGAAGCTTCAGACTTGCTTTCTGATGAGTTTAAGGAAGATTTCACGGAAATAGATTATAACGTATTGAATGCGCTTAAAAGGGCCAAGTTTGATGAAGCGATGGAAGTAGATCATCGGCAAATCTGGAATGTGGTTCAGAATGATCTGCCTGAATTTAGAAATATGGTAGAAACCCGCTCCGAACAAATGGATCGGGAAGATCCACTGGGGGAGTAAACAGAATTTGTATATCAAACAGTTAGTCCAAAATAAAAAAGCCTCCTGAACATCAGGAGGCTTTTTCTTTGACTAATGGTTTACCTTAAAGCGGCATACCATAATATTGTTTTTCGTCTGCACTATCAGGATAGATACCTTCTACCAAAACACCCCCTCTTTCATTCTCTACTACTTCAGTAAGATCTTCCACACTTCTGACAGGCTTACCTGCAATTCCGGTAATGATAAATCCGGGACGAATACCTTGCTGTCTGAATTT harbors:
- a CDS encoding HepT-like ribonuclease domain-containing protein gives rise to the protein MKEEDQVHLSNISSMINEIEAYVENMDYNQFSREESIRQSVAVNLQQIGEASDLLSDEFKEDFTEIDYNVLNALKRAKFDEAMEVDHRQIWNVVQNDLPEFRNMVETRSEQMDREDPLGE